In Macadamia integrifolia cultivar HAES 741 unplaced genomic scaffold, SCU_Mint_v3 scaffold1745, whole genome shotgun sequence, the following proteins share a genomic window:
- the LOC122064738 gene encoding uncharacterized protein LOC122064738, with the protein MYSFISFNFSSFFFTFFLLFGSLTALSPTTSSPSSSSSSSQLIIDSTAEFQGYTAISEFRLLNRRTLFQCIDPNPFLQVNISAGSGSGLSDDENVTVTVSGVLNPSHLDWVAMISPSSSSVRDCPLNKGYYIGTGDISELPLLCHYPVKAQLLSNDPDYM; encoded by the exons atgtattcttttatatcttttaatttcagttctttcttctttacattttttctcttgtttggGTCATTAACAGCATTGTCACCGACcacctcctctccttcttcttcttcttcttcttcccaactTATTATTGACTCCACAGCAGAATTTCAGGGTTACACTGCAATATCAGAGTTTAGGTTATTAAACAGAAGAACTTTATTTCAATGTATTGACCCAAATCCATTTCTTCAAGTGAATATCAGTGCAGGTTCTGGTTCGGGACTTTCAGATGATGAAAATGTAACAGTCACAGTTAGTGGAGTTTTAAATCCTTCTCATTTGGATTGGGTTGCCATGATCTCACCTTCATCTTCCAG TGTCAGAGATTGTCCTCTGAATAAAGGATACTACATTGGGACTGGAGATATTAGTGAACTACCTCTTCTCTGCCATTATCCTGTAAAG GCTCAGTTGTTAAGCAATGATCCAGATTATATGG